The DNA window TCTGAGAAGCCCAGCCGCTTGGCCTGCCGGAGCTGCAGCGGAGGAATGTCCGCCAGCTCGGCTCCCCGCAATCCGGTCGACAGTTGGGACACCTCCCGAACCTGCTGCAGAAACCAGGGATCGATATGGGTGTACTGATAAGCCTCTTTCACCGAGAGGCCTCTCTCGAAGGCGAAACGCAGATAGAGGAGGCGGTCGGGATTGGGAACGATCAGCTTTTCCCGAATCTGGTCCGGTTCCAGCTTTTGCGAGCCCACTTTGCGCCCGGTCTCCAGGGAGCGCAAGGCCTTCAGCAGCGATTCCTTGAAGGTTCTGCCGATAGCCATCACCTCCCCGACCGACTTCATCTGGGTTCCCAGGAGCGGCTCGGCCTCCGGAAACTTTTCAAAGGCCCACTTGGGGATCTTGGTGACCACATAGTCGATGGTGGGCTCAAAGCATGCCGGGGTCTTCAGGGTGATGTCATTGGGAATCTCGTCCAGAGTGAGTCCCACCGCCAGCTTGGCAGCGATCTTGGCGATGGGGAATCCGGTAGCCTTGGAGGCCAGGGCCGAGCTTCGGGAAACCCGGGGGTTCATTTCAATCACCACCAGGCGGCCATCCAGCGGATTGACGGCGAACTGGATGTTGGAGCCTCCGGTCTCCACCCCCACCTTGCGAATGATTCGCATGGCGGCGTTGCGCATGTACTGGTATTCCTTGTCGGTAAGGGTCTGTACCGGAGCCACGGTGATGGAATCCCCGGTGTGGACCCCCATGGGATCGAAGTTCTCGATGCTGCAGATCACGACCACATTGTCCTTCAGGTCGCGCATGACTTCCAACTCGAACTCCTTCCAACCGATGACCGACTCCTCGATCAGAATCTCGTGGGCCGGGCTGAGATCCAGGCCCCTCTTGGCCAGTTGTTCGAACTCCTCGGCGTTATAGGCGATGCCGCCCCCCGTCCCCCCCAGGGTGAAGGAGGGCCGGATAATGGCCGGGTACCCCACCTCCTTGACAATCTGCCGGGCCTCCTTGAAGTCGTAGGCCACTCCGCTTCGCGGCGTCTCCAGGCCTATCTCCCTCATGGCTTCCTTAAAGAGCAGCCGATCTTCCCCCACCCTGATCGACTTGATCTGAGCTCCGATCAGCTCGACTCCCTGCCTGTCCAGAACCCCTTTCTCCGACAACGCCACCGACAGGTTGAGCGCCGTCTGCCCGCCCACGGTGGGCAGCAGGGCGTCGGGCCGCTCCTCCAGGATGATGGCTTCCAGGAATTCCGGTGTCAGGGGCTCGATATAGGTCCGGTCCGCCAACTCGGGGTCGGTCATGATGGTGGCAGGATTGGAATTTACCAGGACCACCTGGTAACCCTCGGCCCTGAGGACCTTGCAGGCCTGGGTCCCGGAATAGTCGAACTCGCAGGCCTGTCCAATCACGATCGGTCCCGAGCCGATGACCAGAATTTTCTTGATGTCCGATCTCTTGGGCATTCAGTCTCGCCAGGCGAAGGAAGTCCCGTTCTCCCGCCGGTGCTGACGGATCACCCGCTTGAACTCTTCGAACAGGTAGCGGGAATCGTGCGGGCCCGGGGAGGACTCCGGGTGGTACTGGACGCAGAACAGCGGTTGGCTCCGGTGACGGAATCCCTCCAGGGTTTGATCGTTGAGATTGACGTGGGTCACTTCGATGGATTCAGGCAGGGAGGAAATATCCACGGCAAATCCGTGGTTCTGAGCGGTGATCTCGACCTGCCCCGTCTGCATGCGCATCACGGGGTGATTGCCGCCGTGGTGGCCGAATCTCAGCTTGTAGGTGTTGCCGCCCACGGCCAGACCCAGGATCTGATGGCCCAGGCAGATCCCCAGGATCGGCTTCTTTCCGATCAGCTCCCGAGCTGTCCTTATCGCATAGGCGACCGGCTCCGGATCTCCCGGGCCGTTGGAAAGGAAAACGCCGTCGGGGTTCATTGCCAGGATTTGGGCCGAGCTGGTCCTGGCCGGAACCACCGTCACTTCGAACCCGCTGTCCACCATCAGCCGCAGGATATTACGCTTGATACCGAAGTCCAGGGCCACCACCCGCAGCGGCGGCTCCGCCGCATCCGCATTGGAAGCATTTGGGGAGGACTCCGCGGCAAAGATGTCCACCGACGGCTCCTCCCAGCGGTAGGCGTTGCGGCAACTGACCCGGCTTGCCAAGTCCCGCCCCACCATCTCCGGCGTCTGACGCACCTTGTCAACCAGAAGCTTCCGATCCACCTCCCCGCTGGCGATGGCGGCGCGCATGGCGCCCTGTTGCCGGATATGGCGCACCAGGGCCCGGGTGTCGATCTCGGCGATGGCCACGATGCCGTGCTTCTCCAGATAGTCCGGCAGGGTCTCGTCCAGGCGCCAGTGGTCGCCGCTGTCGGTGGCTTCCCGCACCACCAGCCCTTCGGCAAAGGGTCGGCGGGACTCCTCATCCTCCGAGTTGACCCCGTAATTTCCGATCAGGGGATAGGTCAGCACCACGATCTGACCGGCATAGGAGGGGTCGGTGAGAATTTCCTGATAGCCGGTCAGGGAGGTATTGAAAACAACTTCGCCGAATGTCTCGCCCCTGGCGCCGATGGACTTTCCTTCGAAAATCAAGCCGTCTTCCAGGGCGAGCACTGCTTCCATGGATGGTCCCTTTCCGCAGCAGGAGTCGGACACGGATTCATCAGTCCGCGTCCCATTCGACGGGGCGGCTGATACAGGGTGAGACCGGAGTGCTTCAAAACGAGTGATTAGTGGTCAGTGGTCAGTGGTCAGTCTTGGAAGCAAGCATCTTGTTCACTGGCGGCACTCTTTGAACAACTGCGCCGAGACCGACACGATGCTTTAGGTTTCGATCAAATAACTATCCACTAGCCACTCTTCACTTGGCCGCGCCGCCGTCCCAAGCAGCAAGCCGACTGATAGAGGGCGAAACACGAGTGTTCCAAACAAGCCCGACCCTGCTCGGGGTCGCGTGTTTATACCACATTTCAGGGCCGGCCGGGATTGCGTATAATGCGATCCTCCAAGGGCCGTCAGAGCCGCTGTCATGACAACGCCTCCAGCCTCCGTCATCATTCCCGTCTACAACGAGGAA is part of the Acidobacteriota bacterium genome and encodes:
- the carA gene encoding glutamine-hydrolyzing carbamoyl-phosphate synthase small subunit, giving the protein MEAVLALEDGLIFEGKSIGARGETFGEVVFNTSLTGYQEILTDPSYAGQIVVLTYPLIGNYGVNSEDEESRRPFAEGLVVREATDSGDHWRLDETLPDYLEKHGIVAIAEIDTRALVRHIRQQGAMRAAIASGEVDRKLLVDKVRQTPEMVGRDLASRVSCRNAYRWEEPSVDIFAAESSPNASNADAAEPPLRVVALDFGIKRNILRLMVDSGFEVTVVPARTSSAQILAMNPDGVFLSNGPGDPEPVAYAIRTARELIGKKPILGICLGHQILGLAVGGNTYKLRFGHHGGNHPVMRMQTGQVEITAQNHGFAVDISSLPESIEVTHVNLNDQTLEGFRHRSQPLFCVQYHPESSPGPHDSRYLFEEFKRVIRQHRRENGTSFAWRD